One genomic region from Candidatus Nitrosopumilus koreensis AR1 encodes:
- a CDS encoding TATA-box-binding protein: MVQTKAVIAIVNVVASATIEQKLDLVDITKKFPHVEYHPEQFPGAVFRLQEPKTATLLFGSGNMVCTGAKSEEMAIQAVNTVVRKLRKGRIKIKKEPKVTIQNIVSSINLGGKVNLEQAARTLPRSMYEPEQFPGLIHRMLDPKTVILIFASGKLVCVGAKLEKEIHRSVNQIHSLLEEKNLMVYENPVLKI, translated from the coding sequence ATGGTTCAAACAAAAGCTGTAATTGCAATAGTCAACGTGGTGGCATCTGCAACAATAGAACAAAAACTAGATCTAGTGGATATCACAAAAAAATTTCCTCATGTAGAATATCATCCAGAACAATTTCCAGGTGCAGTATTTAGACTTCAAGAACCAAAAACTGCAACATTACTTTTTGGTTCAGGAAATATGGTATGCACAGGTGCAAAATCAGAAGAGATGGCAATTCAGGCTGTAAACACGGTTGTTAGAAAACTAAGAAAAGGTAGAATCAAGATTAAGAAAGAACCAAAAGTAACAATACAAAATATTGTATCCTCAATTAATCTTGGGGGCAAGGTTAACTTGGAACAAGCAGCTAGGACTCTTCCCAGAAGCATGTATGAACCAGAACAATTTCCAGGATTAATTCACAGAATGCTAGATCCTAAAACCGTAATTCTGATTTTTGCTTCAGGAAAATTAGTTTGTGTTGGAGCTAAACTTGAAAAAGAGATACATCGTTCCGTAAATCAAATTCATAGCTTGTTAGAAGAGAAAAATTTGATGGTATATGAAAACCCTGTATTGAAAATCTAA
- a CDS encoding prohibitin family protein: MSQYRSPSVNVNMNAAKGVAIGIVVLILIGVIATASVKIVDSGHRGVLLHWNAVDLTQPPLDEGLHFVVPFQDEVVNIEVRTLKYASDARSASRDLQTVETTVTVNYHPDKERVHTLYKNLGLDYENRVIQPAIEETVKQVTAKYNAEELITKRPLVKQDIEAAITERLNQFNVVTDVISITDFEFSPLFAQAIESKVEAEQNALRAENDLRRIEVEARQREANAIGLANANIAEAKGEAEAIAIINKALSENPNYLEWLKTQAWDGKLPLVVGEGGTPFIQIPMAP; this comes from the coding sequence TTGTCTCAATACCGTTCGCCTAGTGTTAATGTAAATATGAATGCCGCAAAAGGTGTTGCAATAGGAATTGTTGTTCTTATTTTGATTGGAGTAATAGCTACTGCGTCAGTAAAAATCGTGGATTCTGGTCACAGAGGCGTTCTTTTACACTGGAATGCAGTTGATTTAACGCAACCTCCACTTGATGAAGGATTGCATTTTGTAGTGCCATTCCAAGATGAAGTAGTCAACATTGAAGTTCGTACTCTAAAATATGCAAGTGATGCCCGCAGTGCATCAAGAGATTTGCAGACAGTTGAGACAACAGTTACAGTCAACTATCATCCCGATAAAGAAAGAGTACACACACTCTACAAGAATTTGGGACTGGATTATGAAAACAGAGTAATTCAGCCTGCAATCGAGGAGACAGTAAAACAAGTCACTGCAAAGTACAATGCTGAAGAATTAATTACAAAAAGGCCTCTTGTCAAACAAGATATTGAAGCTGCAATCACAGAAAGGCTAAACCAATTTAATGTGGTAACAGATGTGATTTCCATCACTGACTTTGAATTCTCGCCATTATTTGCTCAAGCCATCGAGTCCAAAGTAGAGGCAGAGCAAAACGCACTTCGGGCCGAAAATGATTTGAGACGAATTGAGGTGGAGGCAAGACAACGTGAAGCAAACGCCATTGGTCTTGCTAATGCAAATATTGCAGAAGCCAAAGGTGAGGCCGAAGCAATCGCAATTATCAATAAGGCACTTTCTGAGAATCCAAACTATTTGGAATGGCTAAAAACACAAGCCTGGGATGGAAAGTTGCCTCTGGTAGTTGGTGAAGGCGGAACTCCGTTTATTCAGATACCGATGGCCCCTTAA
- a CDS encoding translation initiation factor eIF-1A has protein sequence MGKRQVKNESALKEIKLPANEEEQFGRVIKMMGGENLMVKCQDKVVRRGRIRGKLKRRVWIRANDVVIIAPWEFGKEDRGDILWRYTLPQVEWLKQEKYIPLDF, from the coding sequence TTGGGAAAACGTCAAGTAAAAAATGAAAGTGCACTAAAGGAAATAAAATTGCCTGCAAATGAGGAAGAGCAGTTTGGAAGAGTTATCAAAATGATGGGAGGAGAAAATCTCATGGTAAAATGTCAAGACAAGGTTGTCCGAAGAGGACGTATTAGAGGTAAACTAAAGAGAAGAGTGTGGATCAGAGCCAATGACGTAGTGATTATAGCACCTTGGGAATTTGGAAAAGAGGATCGAGGAGATATTTTGTGGAGATATACACTGCCACAAGTAGAATGGTTAAAACAAGAAAAATACATTCCGCTAGACTTTTAG